A single region of the Marinobacter nanhaiticus D15-8W genome encodes:
- the tssC gene encoding type VI secretion system contractile sheath large subunit yields MSDTAVQQSAATESVEEGSLLDQVMANSRMKPADEGYDVARRGVATFIANLLNSDEKGQPVNKALVDQMVVELDRKISAQMDEILHAPKLQELESSWRGLKLMVDRTDFRENIKVDILHATKTELLEDFEFAPDVTQTGFYKHIYATGYGQFGGEPVGAVVGNYAFTPSTPDMKLLQYVSSVGAMAHAPFLSSVAPTFFGVDSFQELPAIKELSAVFEGPRYAKWRSLRESEDARYLGLTAPRFLLRTPYDPVENPVRSFNYREDVSGDHDHYLWGNTAYLLATRLTDSFAKYRWCPNIIGPQSGGAVEDLPVHLFESFGQLEAKIPTEVLVTDRREYEMADEGFIALTMRKGSDNAAFFSANSVQKPKVFPNTKEGKEAETNYKLGTQLPYMFIINRLAHYIKVLQREQIGSWKERQDLERELNGWIKQYVADQENPPAEVRSRRPLRAAQVTVSEVEGDPGWYQVSLAVRPHFKYMGANFELSLVGRLDKE; encoded by the coding sequence ATGTCTGATACAGCCGTGCAGCAATCCGCTGCCACCGAATCCGTAGAAGAAGGCTCTCTGCTCGATCAGGTCATGGCCAACAGCCGGATGAAGCCGGCAGATGAAGGCTATGACGTGGCCCGTCGCGGTGTTGCGACATTTATTGCCAACCTGCTGAACAGCGATGAAAAGGGTCAGCCGGTCAACAAGGCCCTGGTCGACCAGATGGTGGTCGAGCTGGACCGCAAGATCAGCGCGCAGATGGATGAAATCCTGCACGCGCCCAAGCTGCAGGAGCTGGAATCCTCCTGGCGCGGCCTGAAACTGATGGTCGACCGCACCGATTTCCGCGAGAACATCAAGGTGGATATCCTGCACGCCACCAAGACCGAGCTGCTCGAGGACTTCGAGTTCGCACCGGACGTCACCCAGACCGGCTTCTACAAGCATATCTATGCGACCGGTTACGGTCAGTTCGGCGGTGAGCCGGTCGGCGCCGTCGTCGGGAACTACGCGTTTACGCCGTCCACCCCGGACATGAAGTTGCTGCAGTATGTCTCGTCCGTTGGCGCCATGGCCCACGCACCGTTCCTGTCCTCTGTAGCGCCGACCTTCTTTGGTGTCGACAGCTTCCAGGAACTGCCGGCGATCAAGGAATTGAGTGCCGTGTTCGAAGGTCCGCGTTACGCCAAGTGGCGCTCCCTGCGGGAATCCGAAGACGCCCGCTACCTGGGTCTGACTGCACCCCGATTCCTGCTGCGTACGCCGTATGATCCGGTCGAGAACCCGGTGCGCAGCTTCAACTACCGTGAAGATGTCAGCGGCGACCACGATCACTACCTGTGGGGCAACACCGCCTACCTGCTGGCCACCCGCCTGACCGACAGCTTCGCCAAGTACCGCTGGTGCCCGAACATCATCGGTCCCCAGAGCGGCGGCGCGGTGGAAGACCTGCCGGTTCACCTGTTCGAATCCTTCGGTCAGCTGGAAGCCAAGATCCCCACCGAAGTGCTGGTCACCGACCGTCGTGAGTACGAAATGGCGGATGAGGGCTTCATCGCCCTGACCATGCGCAAGGGCAGCGACAACGCTGCATTCTTCTCCGCCAACTCGGTGCAGAAGCCCAAGGTCTTCCCGAATACCAAGGAAGGCAAGGAAGCGGAAACCAACTACAAGCTGGGTACGCAACTGCCGTACATGTTCATCATTAACCGCCTGGCGCACTACATCAAAGTGCTGCAGCGCGAGCAGATCGGCTCTTGGAAGGAGCGCCAGGATCTGGAGCGTGAACTGAACGGCTGGATCAAGCAGTACGTGGCCGACCAGGAAAACCCGCCGGCAGAAGTACGCAGCCGCCGTCCGCTGCGGGCCGCCCAGGTCACGGTGTCCGAAGTGGAAGGCGATCCGGGCTGGTACCAGGTATCCCTGGCCGTACGTCCGCATTTCAAATACATGGGTGCCAACTTCGAGCTTTCGCTGGTCGGACGTCTCGACAAGGAGTAA
- the tssB gene encoding type VI secretion system contractile sheath small subunit — MSKEGSVAPKERINIKYVPATGDQQAEMELPLKMFVVGDFKGQPEETPLEERKSISVDKNNFQSVMKEAGLTLSTTVPNRLEDDADDLPVNLEFSKLDDFSPDSVARQVPELRKLIELREALVALKGPLGNVPQFRSKLQELLDNDDAREKLLAELDLVSGEGEPSAD; from the coding sequence ATGTCTAAGGAAGGCTCTGTTGCGCCTAAAGAGCGCATCAATATCAAGTATGTCCCCGCCACCGGTGATCAGCAGGCTGAGATGGAACTGCCGCTGAAGATGTTTGTCGTCGGCGATTTCAAGGGACAGCCTGAAGAAACCCCCCTCGAAGAACGCAAAAGCATCTCCGTTGACAAGAACAACTTTCAGTCCGTGATGAAAGAAGCGGGTCTGACGTTGTCCACAACGGTCCCCAACCGCCTCGAAGACGACGCTGACGACCTCCCGGTCAACCTTGAATTCAGCAAGCTCGACGATTTCTCGCCCGATAGCGTTGCACGCCAGGTGCCTGAACTGCGCAAGCTGATTGAACTGCGCGAAGCGCTGGTGGCCCTCAAAGGTCCGCTGGGCAACGTGCCGCAGTTCCGTTCCAAGCTGCAGGAACTGCTCGATAACGACGACGCGCGCGAGAAGTTGCTGGCCGAGCTGGATCTGGTTAGTGGCGAGGGCGAACCCTCAGCCGACTGA
- a CDS encoding DUF4442 domain-containing protein — protein sequence MTANNRLHGIVKRINQLPGFARSRTLSLFFGRAVPFTGTVGIKIESLDENQCVISLSNKRRVQNHIGGVHAVASLLLAESATGFLVGLNVPDDKVPVIKTMRADYTKRAKGDMRVVASVTPEQQQRMKNDEKGEAPIQVTIHDAEDKEPITIEMIWAWTPKRR from the coding sequence ATGACAGCAAACAACCGGCTTCATGGCATCGTGAAGCGCATCAACCAGCTCCCGGGCTTTGCTCGCTCACGCACCCTCTCGCTGTTTTTTGGCAGGGCGGTCCCTTTCACCGGCACAGTTGGGATCAAGATCGAATCGCTTGACGAAAACCAGTGTGTCATCAGCCTGAGCAATAAGCGTCGGGTGCAGAATCACATTGGTGGTGTCCATGCGGTAGCCTCTCTGCTGCTGGCCGAATCCGCCACCGGCTTCCTGGTGGGCCTGAATGTCCCGGACGATAAGGTGCCGGTGATCAAGACTATGCGTGCCGATTACACCAAACGCGCCAAAGGGGATATGCGCGTGGTGGCTTCGGTAACGCCGGAACAGCAGCAGCGCATGAAGAATGATGAAAAAGGCGAGGCGCCGATCCAGGTCACCATCCACGATGCCGAGGATAAGGAGCCGATCACCATTGAGATGATTTGGGCCTGGACGCCGAAGCGGCGCTGA
- a CDS encoding acyl-CoA-binding protein, with product MSDLKTQFDEAVNYIQTAEGDFKPSNELKLEFYALYKQATEGDVSGKKPGMLDVVGRAKYNAWEEKKGMSSEDAMQKYIDKLESLKQG from the coding sequence ATGAGCGACCTGAAAACCCAATTCGATGAAGCGGTGAATTACATTCAGACAGCGGAGGGCGACTTCAAGCCGTCCAACGAACTCAAGCTTGAATTCTATGCGCTCTACAAACAGGCCACCGAAGGTGATGTCAGTGGCAAGAAGCCGGGCATGCTGGATGTCGTGGGCCGGGCCAAATATAACGCCTGGGAAGAGAAGAAAGGTATGTCCAGCGAAGACGCGATGCAGAAGTACATCGACAAGCTGGAATCGCTGAAACAGGGTTAA
- a CDS encoding site-specific integrase — MSMTEALDQSQSGLMSRVHRAIQSHKLNQRTEQTYLHWITRYVVFHDLKDPTDLGDQEQQLFLGYLQQRMRVSRARLNQAKQALAFFYEEVLGQMPQAALAG, encoded by the coding sequence ATGAGCATGACCGAAGCGCTGGACCAAAGTCAGTCCGGCCTGATGTCGCGCGTGCACCGCGCCATTCAATCTCACAAACTCAATCAGCGTACCGAGCAGACCTACCTGCACTGGATTACCCGTTACGTGGTTTTTCACGACCTGAAGGACCCGACAGATCTAGGCGATCAGGAGCAGCAGCTGTTCCTGGGGTACCTGCAACAACGGATGCGCGTTTCACGCGCTCGGCTAAACCAGGCCAAGCAGGCTCTCGCTTTCTTTTACGAGGAAGTGCTGGGGCAAATGCCACAGGCTGCACTCGCGGGCTAA
- the greB gene encoding transcription elongation factor GreB, with amino-acid sequence MAQKPAAGRGRARYITPEGERALREELRYLWKEKRPEVTQAVRDAAALGDRSENAEYIYGKKQLREIDRRVRFLTKRLDELTVVDRLPDDTGRVFFGAWVTLEDDDGETRNYRLVGPDEFDLSKGYLSIDAPLARALLGRRLDDEIEFRAPDGLMNYIIVDIRYEASPL; translated from the coding sequence ATGGCACAGAAACCGGCGGCCGGACGCGGCCGCGCCCGCTATATCACGCCGGAGGGCGAGCGTGCCCTGCGCGAGGAGCTGCGCTACCTGTGGAAGGAAAAGCGCCCAGAAGTCACCCAGGCGGTACGGGACGCAGCAGCGCTGGGCGATCGCTCCGAGAATGCGGAGTACATCTACGGCAAGAAGCAACTGCGGGAAATCGATCGCCGGGTTCGCTTCCTGACCAAGCGTCTGGATGAACTGACGGTGGTGGATCGGTTGCCGGATGATACCGGCCGCGTGTTCTTCGGCGCCTGGGTGACGTTGGAGGACGACGACGGCGAAACCCGCAACTACCGTCTGGTAGGACCTGATGAATTCGATTTGTCCAAGGGCTATCTCAGTATCGATGCGCCCCTGGCGCGGGCGCTGCTGGGCCGCCGCCTGGACGACGAGATCGAGTTCCGCGCACCCGATGGGTTGATGAACTACATCATCGTCGACATTCGCTATGAGGCGTCGCCGCTATAA
- a CDS encoding sensor histidine kinase, translated as MKILSQLKTSTFQLALLYMVVFATSVFLLLAFIYWRTAGFMTEQTDETIEAEIAGLAEQYRGRGINGLITIIRERVSRDPNAKSLYLLATDDYLKLAGNLSTWPEEAQVQNGWINFTLDDSVGWKGSERLARARVFEVQGGLRLLVGRDVQELTTLKRLIERAINWGMGITLALALLGGFMMSRSTTKRIEVINAISRRIMNGHLSLRIPTRGTSDDFDQLAENLNQMLDRIVYLMEGIRHVSDSIAHDLRTPLTRLRNQLENTLMAVDNDEARDQAAKAVAEADQLLATFNALLRIARLETRGNAADKTEISLGELVADACELYEAVAEDKDQTFEQAISQDVKIEGDRDLLFQMVSNLIDNAIKYTPEAGDIRVAVETVEGEAVLEVSDSGIGIPDSEKDNVFQRFYRVGKSRSLPGNGLGLSLVSAVTEIHQGRIELTDRRPGEENPGLSVKVYLPLYRPLKRKVLRSQQGQLPPGESSDKSGSEEESGSMRQV; from the coding sequence GTGAAGATACTTAGTCAGCTAAAAACCTCCACCTTTCAGCTGGCCTTGCTCTACATGGTGGTGTTCGCCACCTCCGTGTTCCTATTGCTGGCTTTTATCTACTGGCGCACCGCCGGTTTCATGACCGAACAGACGGACGAAACCATTGAGGCGGAGATCGCCGGTCTGGCCGAGCAATACCGTGGGCGAGGCATCAACGGCCTGATCACGATCATCCGGGAGCGGGTCTCCCGGGATCCCAATGCCAAATCCCTCTACCTGCTGGCGACCGACGACTACCTCAAACTGGCCGGCAACCTGAGTACCTGGCCGGAAGAGGCTCAGGTTCAGAACGGCTGGATTAATTTCACCCTGGATGACAGTGTGGGCTGGAAGGGTTCCGAACGCTTGGCCCGGGCCCGGGTATTCGAGGTCCAGGGCGGTCTGCGCCTGTTGGTTGGGCGAGACGTCCAGGAGCTGACGACCCTTAAACGGCTGATCGAGCGGGCGATCAACTGGGGTATGGGTATTACGTTGGCCCTGGCACTATTGGGTGGCTTCATGATGAGCCGCAGTACGACCAAGCGTATCGAGGTGATCAACGCCATCTCCCGGCGTATCATGAATGGTCATCTGTCCCTTCGGATCCCCACCCGTGGCACCAGCGACGATTTCGATCAGCTCGCGGAAAACCTCAACCAGATGCTCGACCGCATCGTGTACCTGATGGAAGGCATCCGCCACGTTTCTGACAGCATCGCCCACGATCTGCGCACGCCCCTAACCCGGTTGCGTAACCAGCTGGAAAATACGTTGATGGCGGTGGATAACGACGAGGCCCGGGACCAGGCGGCCAAGGCCGTGGCCGAAGCGGACCAGCTGCTGGCCACCTTTAACGCCTTGCTGCGTATTGCTCGCCTGGAAACCCGGGGCAATGCCGCTGACAAGACCGAGATTTCCCTGGGCGAGCTGGTCGCCGATGCCTGCGAACTCTATGAAGCGGTGGCCGAAGACAAGGACCAGACCTTCGAGCAGGCCATCAGTCAGGATGTGAAGATCGAAGGTGACCGGGACCTGCTGTTCCAGATGGTGAGCAACCTGATCGACAACGCGATCAAGTACACGCCGGAGGCCGGTGACATTCGTGTGGCCGTCGAGACTGTTGAAGGGGAGGCTGTGCTTGAGGTCAGCGACAGTGGTATAGGTATTCCTGACAGCGAGAAGGACAATGTCTTCCAGCGCTTCTATCGGGTCGGCAAGAGCCGCTCGTTACCGGGCAACGGATTGGGTTTGAGTCTGGTCAGTGCGGTCACCGAAATTCACCAGGGACGAATCGAGTTAACGGACCGGCGACCAGGCGAGGAAAATCCGGGGCTGTCGGTCAAGGTGTACCTTCCTCTCTACCGGCCATTGAAGCGCAAAGTGCTACGCAGTCAACAAGGGCAGTTGCCGCCTGGCGAGTCGTCGGACAAGTCCGGCAGTGAAGAAGAATCGGGCAGCATGCGTCAGGTTTGA
- a CDS encoding response regulator transcription factor: MRALVIEDDHDVATYLVKGLKESDFVVDHAADGKDGLMLAASEDYDIMIVDRMLPGMDGLNIIKTVRATGNSVPVLILSALGDVDDRVEGLRGGGDDYLTKPFSFTELLARIDALVRRNRQAPETETVLRVADLEMDLLARTVKRAGQNIDVQPREFRLLEYLMRNAGQVVTRTMLLEKVWDYHFDPQTNVIDVHISRLRAKIDKEFETPLLQTVRGAGYMLREDT, translated from the coding sequence GTGAGAGCGCTGGTAATTGAAGACGATCATGACGTAGCAACCTACCTCGTCAAGGGTCTGAAGGAGTCTGACTTCGTTGTGGATCACGCGGCGGACGGTAAGGATGGTCTGATGCTGGCAGCCAGCGAGGACTACGACATCATGATTGTCGACCGGATGTTGCCGGGCATGGACGGTCTGAACATCATCAAGACTGTACGCGCCACGGGCAACAGCGTACCGGTGCTGATCCTCAGTGCCTTGGGGGACGTGGACGACCGCGTCGAAGGCCTGCGGGGTGGTGGCGATGATTACCTCACGAAGCCGTTCTCCTTTACCGAATTGCTGGCCCGGATCGACGCCCTGGTGCGCCGCAACCGCCAGGCGCCGGAAACCGAGACCGTGCTGCGTGTAGCCGATCTGGAAATGGATCTGTTGGCTCGCACTGTCAAGCGCGCTGGCCAGAACATCGACGTGCAACCGCGTGAGTTCCGTCTTCTGGAATATCTCATGCGAAATGCCGGGCAGGTGGTGACGCGCACCATGCTGCTGGAAAAAGTCTGGGACTACCACTTCGATCCGCAAACCAACGTGATCGACGTGCACATCAGCCGCCTGCGTGCAAAGATCGACAAGGAATTCGAGACGCCGCTGCTGCAGACGGTTAGAGGCGCGGGATACATGTTGCGTGAAGATACTTAG
- the hyi gene encoding hydroxypyruvate isomerase: MPNFAANLSLLYPELPFLERFVAAARDGFLGVEYLFPYSWPAQELRDRLVDNGLTQVLFNLPPGDWDAGERGIACLPGRTAEFEDGLGQALEYARVLGCRQINCLAGLRPESLTESEARDTLVENLRRAARKLAPEGITLMVEAINTRVDMPGFVLDTAETALAVIDATGEPNIRLQYDIYHMQIMSGDLVRSIERHLDRIGHIQFADNPGRHEPGTGEINFGSIFSALDRMGYSGWVSAEYHPSVATPETLSWLKSATAS; the protein is encoded by the coding sequence GTGCCCAATTTCGCAGCGAACCTGTCATTACTCTATCCCGAGCTTCCCTTTCTTGAACGCTTTGTTGCTGCAGCCCGGGACGGGTTCCTCGGCGTGGAATACCTGTTTCCCTATTCCTGGCCGGCGCAGGAGTTACGCGACCGACTCGTCGACAATGGCCTGACCCAGGTTCTGTTCAACCTGCCGCCAGGAGACTGGGACGCGGGAGAACGGGGTATCGCCTGTCTGCCTGGCCGGACTGCCGAGTTCGAGGATGGGCTGGGCCAGGCGCTTGAGTACGCCCGGGTACTGGGGTGCCGCCAGATCAACTGTCTCGCAGGGTTGAGGCCTGAGAGTCTGACGGAGTCCGAAGCCCGGGATACGTTGGTGGAAAACCTTCGCCGCGCGGCTCGCAAGCTCGCTCCGGAGGGCATCACCTTGATGGTGGAAGCCATAAACACTCGGGTGGATATGCCCGGTTTCGTCCTGGATACCGCAGAGACAGCCCTGGCGGTTATCGATGCCACAGGCGAACCTAATATCCGTTTGCAGTATGATATCTATCACATGCAGATCATGTCCGGGGACCTGGTACGCAGTATCGAGCGGCACCTGGACCGCATCGGCCATATCCAGTTTGCAGACAACCCGGGGCGCCACGAGCCGGGAACCGGCGAGATCAATTTTGGTTCTATTTTCAGCGCGTTGGACAGGATGGGCTATAGTGGGTGGGTCAGTGCCGAGTATCATCCGTCGGTGGCTACACCGGAAACCCTCAGCTGGCTAAAGTCGGCAACAGCGAGTTAG
- a CDS encoding NAD(P)-dependent oxidoreductase: MAFFRRPDWVSSGFDSDWTLGDMTQPRIAFLGLGLMGAPMVENLLAAGYPMTLWNRTRAKCEPFAERAAIAASPADAAQSADVLITMLENSQVVHDILVEQGVIDHLRPGAVVIDMSSVQPSTARDHAGRCGAKSVGYLDAPVSGGTVGAADANLSIMVGGKSDLLEQVRPVLEALGRVTHIGPAGAGQLAKLANQAIVGITIGAVSEALLLAAQGGADPAAVREALMGGFAGSRILDLHGQRMIDRRFEPGGPSRIQLKDMRMILDEARAEGLTLPLAQRVHDEYLNLVANGHGETDHSGLLLALEHLNGVQLTQPVLPARAKSRFEE; this comes from the coding sequence TTGGCATTTTTTCGTCGGCCCGATTGGGTATCATCGGGGTTTGACTCGGATTGGACCCTTGGTGATATGACGCAACCTCGCATCGCATTCCTCGGACTAGGGCTGATGGGCGCGCCCATGGTGGAGAACCTGCTCGCGGCCGGTTACCCCATGACCCTCTGGAACCGCACGCGTGCCAAATGTGAACCCTTCGCGGAACGGGCTGCTATTGCCGCTTCTCCGGCCGATGCGGCGCAAAGTGCCGATGTGTTGATCACCATGCTGGAAAACAGTCAGGTGGTGCATGACATCCTGGTGGAGCAAGGCGTCATCGATCACTTGCGCCCGGGAGCCGTCGTTATTGACATGAGTTCGGTGCAGCCATCGACCGCCCGCGATCATGCCGGGCGCTGTGGCGCCAAGTCCGTGGGTTACCTGGATGCGCCGGTCTCCGGCGGTACGGTCGGGGCGGCAGATGCCAATCTCAGTATCATGGTGGGTGGCAAGAGCGACCTGCTCGAGCAGGTGCGTCCAGTATTAGAGGCGCTCGGTCGGGTCACGCATATCGGTCCGGCCGGTGCGGGCCAACTGGCGAAGCTCGCCAACCAGGCAATCGTCGGCATCACCATCGGTGCCGTCTCCGAAGCCCTCCTACTGGCAGCTCAGGGGGGCGCCGATCCTGCAGCAGTGCGTGAAGCGCTGATGGGGGGCTTCGCAGGCAGCCGGATACTCGATCTCCATGGCCAGCGTATGATCGACCGCCGGTTCGAGCCCGGAGGACCCTCCCGCATCCAGCTCAAGGATATGCGCATGATCCTCGACGAGGCCCGGGCCGAGGGATTGACCTTGCCCTTGGCTCAGCGTGTCCACGACGAATACCTCAATCTCGTGGCTAACGGTCATGGCGAAACGGACCACAGCGGTCTGTTGCTGGCGCTGGAACATCTCAACGGCGTGCAGTTGACCCAGCCGGTTTTGCCCGCCCGGGCTAAATCGCGATTTGAGGAGTAG
- the rpoH gene encoding RNA polymerase sigma factor RpoH: protein MGTSLQLTDRMVPGANLEAYVQAASSIPMLSAAEEKELAERLHHDNDLEAARRLVLSHLRFVVHIARSYSGYGLAQSDLIQEGNVGLMKAVKRFNPDYGVRLVSFAVHWIKAEIHEFILRNWRIVKVATTKAQRKLFFNLRSQKKRLAWLSQDELKAVAEDLGVEPRVVREMEGRLASQDTAFDGPMDDDDDTAYQAPAYYLEDRRSDPATQLEQSDWTEDSNSRLLNALSSLDERSQDILRERWLTESKSTLHELADKYGVSAERIRQLEKNAMKKIRLHMGEPEAA from the coding sequence ATGGGTACGAGCTTACAATTGACAGATCGAATGGTTCCGGGTGCGAACCTCGAGGCCTATGTCCAGGCCGCGAGCAGCATCCCGATGCTGTCGGCCGCAGAGGAAAAGGAATTGGCGGAGCGTCTGCATCATGACAATGATCTTGAAGCCGCCCGTCGTCTGGTTCTTTCACATCTGCGGTTTGTTGTCCATATTGCCCGCAGTTATTCCGGCTATGGCTTGGCACAATCGGACCTGATCCAGGAAGGTAACGTTGGACTGATGAAGGCGGTCAAGCGTTTCAATCCGGATTACGGTGTGCGGCTGGTTTCGTTTGCCGTTCACTGGATCAAGGCAGAAATTCACGAGTTTATCCTGCGCAATTGGCGGATCGTCAAGGTTGCAACCACGAAGGCCCAGCGCAAGCTGTTCTTCAACCTGCGTAGCCAGAAGAAGCGTCTGGCCTGGTTGTCCCAGGATGAGCTGAAAGCCGTTGCTGAGGATCTGGGTGTCGAGCCTCGGGTCGTACGTGAAATGGAAGGCCGTCTGGCGTCCCAAGACACCGCATTCGATGGTCCGATGGATGATGATGACGACACTGCGTACCAGGCGCCAGCCTATTACCTGGAGGACCGCCGGAGCGATCCAGCCACCCAGTTGGAGCAGTCCGATTGGACGGAAGATTCCAACAGCCGTCTGCTGAATGCGCTGTCCAGTCTCGACGAGCGTAGCCAGGATATCCTGCGCGAGCGCTGGTTGACGGAGAGCAAGTCCACGCTGCATGAGCTGGCTGATAAGTACGGAGTCTCTGCTGAGCGGATTCGTCAGTTGGAGAAGAATGCGATGAAGAAGATTCGTCTGCACATGGGCGAACCTGAAGCGGCCTGA
- the ftsX gene encoding permease-like cell division protein FtsX: protein MATERPSRRGAAAARSPWRQLLESYFLHHRKTAHDSALRLWRSPIASLMTWLVMGIALALPVGLLLLLSSLQGVSAGWESTARVTLYMEQGASTEQLDRLRVQVASRKDVTDVAVITREEALAEFRASSGLADALDYLDENPLPHTLLLTPSPEVRNTQGMQRLVDSLESLDSVARVQVDLGWLQRLNTITDLLGRGVWALGLLLAAAVILVIGNTIRLAIENRRDEILVAKLVGGTDTFVRRPFLYTGIWYGLGGGIVAFLLLQATLWWMSGPVERLASLYRSQFELTGLSWDGTLALLIIAVALGWLGAWLAVKRHLDAIEPSQIEASR from the coding sequence ATGGCCACTGAACGCCCATCTCGGCGAGGTGCAGCCGCAGCCCGGTCACCGTGGCGGCAACTGCTGGAAAGCTACTTCCTGCATCATCGCAAGACCGCTCATGATAGCGCTCTCCGTCTTTGGCGTTCCCCTATTGCCAGTCTGATGACCTGGTTGGTGATGGGGATTGCGTTAGCTTTACCGGTTGGACTGCTGCTGCTTCTGTCCAGTCTCCAGGGGGTCAGTGCCGGCTGGGAAAGTACGGCGCGGGTGACGCTCTATATGGAGCAGGGCGCCAGTACGGAACAGTTGGATCGCCTGCGAGTCCAGGTAGCCAGCCGCAAGGACGTTACCGATGTGGCAGTCATCACCCGGGAAGAAGCCCTGGCCGAATTCCGCGCCTCATCAGGTCTGGCTGACGCCCTCGACTATCTGGATGAGAATCCGCTCCCGCACACACTGTTGCTCACTCCCAGTCCGGAGGTCCGCAATACACAGGGTATGCAGCGGCTTGTGGATTCACTGGAGTCGCTGGATTCCGTAGCGCGAGTACAGGTCGACCTGGGATGGCTGCAGCGACTGAACACAATTACCGATCTGCTGGGTCGTGGTGTCTGGGCCCTGGGCCTGTTGCTGGCGGCGGCGGTGATCCTGGTCATCGGCAACACCATCCGTCTGGCCATCGAAAACCGGCGGGATGAAATCCTGGTCGCCAAGCTGGTGGGCGGTACCGATACGTTTGTGCGCCGACCGTTTCTCTACACCGGTATCTGGTATGGCCTGGGTGGCGGGATTGTGGCGTTTCTCCTGCTGCAGGCGACCCTCTGGTGGATGAGCGGGCCTGTTGAGCGGCTGGCAAGTCTGTATCGCAGCCAGTTCGAGCTTACTGGCCTGTCATGGGATGGCACGCTCGCGCTCCTGATCATTGCGGTGGCCCTGGGTTGGTTGGGGGCCTGGTTGGCGGTCAAGCGGCATCTGGATGCAATAGAACCGAGCCAGATCGAAGCCAGCCGCTGA
- the ftsE gene encoding cell division ATP-binding protein FtsE, translated as MIEFEKVSKRYEGGHTALQGVSFEMSRGELAFLTGHSGAGKSTLLKLIMVMERPSAGNVIVGGQQLNALPRRQIPFIRRHIGVVFQNHQLLFDRTVFDNVAMPLEVTGVPHREIGRRVRAALDKVGLLSKEKMNPIQLSGGEQQRVGIARAVVNKPPLLLADEPTGNLDPALSADIMHLFEQFSQVGVTVLIASHDIALIRHLRRRVLTLSNGQMTTGDAMPGEEVLYGH; from the coding sequence TTGATCGAGTTCGAGAAAGTCAGCAAGCGCTATGAAGGCGGCCATACGGCATTGCAGGGCGTCAGCTTCGAGATGTCCCGGGGCGAACTGGCTTTCCTGACCGGCCATTCAGGCGCGGGCAAGAGTACCCTGCTCAAGCTCATCATGGTGATGGAGCGTCCCAGTGCCGGCAACGTCATTGTCGGCGGCCAGCAACTCAATGCGCTTCCACGACGGCAGATTCCTTTTATTCGCCGCCATATCGGTGTGGTTTTCCAGAACCATCAACTGCTGTTCGATCGCACCGTCTTCGATAACGTCGCCATGCCCCTGGAAGTCACCGGAGTACCGCATCGCGAGATCGGCCGCCGTGTGCGTGCTGCGCTGGACAAGGTGGGCCTGCTCAGCAAGGAGAAGATGAATCCGATCCAGCTCTCCGGAGGCGAGCAGCAGCGGGTCGGCATCGCCCGGGCCGTGGTCAACAAGCCGCCACTACTCTTGGCGGACGAACCTACCGGTAACCTGGACCCGGCGCTGTCGGCGGACATCATGCACCTGTTCGAACAATTCAGTCAGGTTGGCGTGACCGTGCTGATTGCCAGTCACGACATCGCCCTGATCCGCCACCTGCGCCGCCGTGTCCTTACCCTGAGCAACGGCCAGATGACGACCGGCGACGCCATGCCCGGCGAAGAGGTGCTCTATGGCCACTGA